One stretch of Amycolatopsis sp. NBC_00345 DNA includes these proteins:
- a CDS encoding zinc-binding dehydrogenase: protein MPTSMRVVELVRFGDADTAFAARELPRPAPGPGQVLVRVLATSVNPLDLQTRRGDYRDQVTLPAVIGNDVSGVVVETGAGADDFQPGDEVWYLAPMFAGPGTYAEFHVVDQALVDHKPARLSHVEAAGLALVGVTAWEALVERAGVRAGERVLVHGGAGGVGSVAVQVAGALGAEVVTTARARDHEFVTGLGADIAIDFPAGDYVPQVRALGGVDVVLDTVGGDTLARSAEVLADRGRVVSIVDIPEPQNLLAAWSVNATYHFLFVSPGRAKLAALGRLVDQGELRPVIGAVLPLADLAQAHTLLEGGSAGGRPRGKIVVAVHPLD, encoded by the coding sequence ATGCCGACTTCGATGCGTGTGGTGGAACTCGTCCGCTTCGGTGACGCAGACACCGCGTTCGCCGCCCGAGAGCTGCCCAGGCCTGCTCCCGGGCCCGGCCAGGTGCTGGTGCGCGTGCTGGCCACGTCCGTGAACCCGCTCGACCTGCAGACCCGGCGCGGCGACTACCGCGACCAGGTAACGCTGCCCGCGGTGATCGGCAACGACGTCTCCGGCGTCGTGGTCGAGACCGGCGCTGGGGCCGACGACTTCCAGCCGGGCGACGAGGTCTGGTACCTGGCGCCGATGTTCGCCGGGCCGGGCACCTACGCCGAGTTCCACGTGGTCGACCAGGCCCTGGTCGACCACAAGCCCGCCCGGTTGTCGCACGTCGAGGCCGCCGGTCTCGCGCTCGTGGGCGTGACGGCGTGGGAGGCGCTGGTCGAACGCGCCGGGGTGCGGGCCGGGGAACGGGTCCTGGTGCACGGTGGAGCGGGCGGGGTCGGGTCGGTCGCCGTCCAGGTCGCCGGCGCGCTGGGCGCCGAGGTGGTGACCACCGCGCGGGCACGGGATCACGAGTTCGTCACCGGGCTGGGAGCCGACATCGCGATCGACTTCCCGGCCGGCGACTACGTGCCGCAGGTCCGCGCGCTGGGCGGGGTGGACGTCGTGCTGGACACGGTGGGCGGGGACACCCTCGCCCGCAGCGCGGAGGTCCTCGCCGACCGCGGCCGCGTGGTGTCCATCGTGGACATTCCCGAACCGCAGAACCTGCTCGCCGCGTGGAGCGTGAACGCGACCTACCACTTCCTCTTCGTCAGCCCCGGCCGGGCGAAGCTCGCGGCCCTCGGCCGGCTGGTCGACCAGGGCGAACTCCGGCCGGTGATCGGCGCCGTGCTACCACTGGCCGACCTCGCACAAGCGCACACCCTGCTGGAAGGCGGCTCAGCCGGCGGACGCCCACGCGGCAAGATCGTCGTCGCCGTGCACCCCCTGGACTAG
- a CDS encoding RidA family protein: protein MKKALALTGVAMLLTGGVAAASTNGAIVFNPLPGAHNPGSPAASLPLSDSTRAGDLLQLSGAIGNTKPGIPVVAGGIPAEATQTMENVKASLARQGLGMRNVFKCTVYTTDLTQLGGFNNVYSTYFAKGRMPARSAIGVSALTLGAHVEVECTALYPY from the coding sequence ATGAAGAAAGCACTCGCGCTCACCGGCGTCGCCATGCTGTTGACCGGAGGAGTCGCGGCCGCGAGCACCAACGGCGCGATCGTGTTCAACCCCCTGCCCGGCGCGCACAATCCTGGCTCACCAGCGGCGAGCCTGCCGCTGTCGGACAGCACGCGAGCGGGCGACCTGCTTCAGCTGTCCGGGGCGATCGGCAACACCAAGCCCGGCATTCCCGTGGTAGCCGGGGGAATCCCCGCCGAAGCAACGCAGACGATGGAGAACGTCAAAGCCTCACTGGCCCGGCAGGGACTCGGTATGCGCAACGTTTTCAAGTGCACGGTGTACACCACCGACCTGACCCAGCTCGGCGGGTTCAACAACGTCTATTCGACCTACTTCGCCAAGGGCCGGATGCCCGCGCGGTCCGCGATCGGTGTTTCCGCGTTGACGCTCGGCGCGCACGTAGAGGTGGAATGCACCGCCCTCTACCCGTATTAG